In Daucus carota subsp. sativus chromosome 4, DH1 v3.0, whole genome shotgun sequence, one DNA window encodes the following:
- the LOC108219250 gene encoding probable xyloglucan glycosyltransferase 12 yields the protein MAPTFEWWAKETHRGTPVVVKMENPNNWAMVQLEGPSDDDFLLPDGTGNSISGNPRSKSRRNKNAKQLTWVLLLKAHKAAGCLTSIATALFSLSAAVRRRVASGRTDSDESESPVVKSRFYSCIKVFLLLSVLLLGFEIVAYFRGWHFGGPDLQLQYLYTLTRPSVVKDAFDLIYSNWVMFRSHYLAPPLQFLANSCIILFLIQSLDRLILCLGCFWIKFKKIKPVLKHGVDDLEAGDGAKGYFPMVLVQIPMCNEREVYQQSIAAVCCLDWPKSKLLIQVLDDSDDPTTQLLIKDEVHKWQHEGANILYRHRVIREGYKAGNLKSAMSCSYVKDYEFVAIFDADFQPIPDFLKQTVPYFKDNEELGLVQTRWSFVNKDENLLTRLQNINLAFHFEVEQQVNGILLNFFGFNGTAGVWRIKALEESGGWMERTTVEDMDIAVRAHLHGWKFIFLNDVECQCELPESYEAYRKQQHRWHSGPMQLFRLCLPDIIRSKISLWKKFNMIFLFFLLRKLILPFYSFTLFCIILPMTMFIPEATLPSWVVCYIPATMSFLNILPAPKSFPFIVPYLLFENTMSVTKFNAMISGLFQLGSAYEWVVTKKSGRSSEGDLISLIEKEEKPLRFNSEPDLNEMREEIEKEIKLEQIASKKRKHNRIYTKELALAFLLLTASARSLLSAQGIHFYFLLFQGVSFLLVGLDLIGEQVG from the exons ATGGCGCCGACGTTCGAGTGGTGGGCCAAAGAAACCCACAGGGGAACGCCGGTGGTTGTGAAAATGGAGAATCCGAATAACTGGGCCATGGTGCAGCTCGAAGGCCCATCTGACGACGATTTTTTGTTGCCGGACGGTACCGGAAATTCGATTTCCGGCAACCCCAGGTCGAAATCTCGCCGGAATAAAAATGCTAAGCAGCTCACTTGGGTTCTTCTCCTTAAAGCCCACAAAGCTGCAGGCTGTTTGACCTCAATCGCCACCGCATTGTTCAGTCTCTCCGCTGCCGTGCGCCGCCGTGTTGCCTCCGGGAGGACTGACTCTGATGAGTCGGAAAGCCCAGTTGTTAAGTCGAGGTTTTATTCATGTATAAAAGTGTTTCTTTTGTTATCTGTTTTATTGTTAGGGTTTGAAATAGTTGCTTATTTTAGAGGGTGGCATTTTGGTGGGCCAGATCTTCAGTTACAGTATTTATACACTTTGACAAGGCCATCAGTTGTGAAAGATGCATTCGATTTGATTTACTCAAATTGGGTGATGTTTAGGAGTCATTATCTAGCTCCCCCTCTTCAGTTTCTTGCCAATTCATGTATAATACTATTTCTTATCCAGAGTTTGGATAGGTTGATTCTGTGTTTAGGGTGTTTTTGGATCAAGTTTAAGAAGATTAAGCCTGTTTTAAAACACGGGGTCGATGATCTTGAAGCTGGTGATGGTGCTAAGGGTTACTTCCCCATGGTTCTTGTCCAAATCCCCATGTGTAATGAAAGAGAG GTTTATCAGCAATCTATAGCTGCGGTGTGCTGTTTGGATTGGCCAAAGTCGAAATTGCTTATTCAAGTTTTGGATGACTCTGACGATCCAACTACACAATTGCTGATCAAGGATGAGGTGCATAAGTGGCAGCACGAGGGTGCTAACATTTTGTATAGGCATCGTGTGATCAGAGAGGGTTATAAAGCTGGTAATCTCAAGTCTGCAATGAGCTGCAGCTATGTGAAAGATTATGAGTTTGTCGCCATTTTTGATGCTGATTTTCAACCCATCCCTGACTTTCTTAAACAGACTGTTCCATATTTCAAG GATAATGAGGAGTTAGGTTTGGTTCAGACGAGATGGTCGTTTGTGAACAAGGATGAGAACCTCTTGACAAGGCTGCAAAACATAAATTTGGCATTTCATTTTGAAGTGGAGCAACAGGTGAATGGAATTTTGCTCAACTTCTTTGGATTTAATGGAACTGCTGGTGTTTGGAGAATCAAAGCTTTAGAAGAATCTGGTGGGTGGATGGAGAGGACTACAGTTGAGGACATGGACATTGCTGTCCGAGCTCATCTCCATGGATGGAAATTCATCTTCCTCAATGATGTCGAG TGTCAATGTGAACTGCCCGAATCTTATGAGGCTTATAGGAAACAACAGCACAGATGGCATTCTGGGCCAATGCAGTTGTTTCGTCTCTGTTTGCCTGATATCATCAGATCAAAG ATTAGCTTatggaaaaaatttaatatgatcTTCCTCTTCTTCCTGCTAAGAAAGCTAATCCTTCCATTTTATTCCTTCACCCTGTTTTGCATAATCCTTCCGATGACGATGTTTATACCAGAGGCCACTCTACCATCATGGGTTGTGTGCTATATTCCCGCGACCATGTCATTTCTTAACATACTCCCAGCCCCAAAATCATTTCCTTTCATCGTCCCTTACCTTTTATTTGAGAATACAATGTCAGTAACCAAGTTCAACGCCATGATATCTGGTTTGTTTCAACTAGGAAGTGCATACGAATGGGTAGTTACCAAGAAATCTGGGCGCTCCTCAGAAGGTGATCTAATATCTTTGATTGAGAAAGAGGAGAAGCCTCTAAGATTCAACTCAGAGCCTGATTTGAATGAAATGCGGGAGGAAATCGAGAAGGAAATTAAATTGGAGCAAATTGCCTCTAAGAAAAGAAAGCACAACAGGATATACACAAAAGAATTAGCACTAGCTTTTCTACTCTTGACAGCTTCAGCCAGAAGCCTCTTGTCTGCCCAAGGAATCCATTTCTATTTCTTGCTCTTCCAGGGGGTGTCATTTCTTCTGGTAGGCCTTGATTTGATCGGTGAGCAGGTTGGTTAA
- the LOC108215984 gene encoding amino acid transporter AVT6B — MKNHIYKAANQMPTSDRKSRRSPKTTPLLPQKDDDSDVQSGASFYGAVFNLSTTIVGAGIMALPATLKQLGMIPGLIVIVLVGFLTESSIDLILRFTRAARVTSYSALVGDAFGGVGRTLLQICIVVNNLGMLIAYMIIIGDVLSGTVSDDVQHPGLMQEWFGDRWWTARSSVLIFTTVFVFAPLISFKRVDSLRYTSALSVGLAVVFVVITAGVAILKLMNGSIGMPRLLPQLDDQASFWKLFTTVPILVTAYICHHNIHPIQNELNDPTKMKSIVKTSIVFCSSVYITTSFFGFVLFGDQTLDDILANFDGDLGIPYGSMLNDLVRMSYGIHVMLVFPIVFYSLRLNLDGLIFPHAIPLIFDNQRFFSVTTALMGFIYMGANFVPSIWDAFQFTGATATVAVGYIFPAAVALRDTNGNGVKKDKLIPWVMMLLAVSSSTVAISSDLYAIYRKRNGFTS; from the exons ATGAAAAATCATATTTACAAAGCAGCGAATCAAATGCCCACCTCCGATCGAAAATCTCGCCGGAGCCCCAAAACGACGCCGCTCCTCCCCCAGAAAGACGATGACTCCGACGTCCAGTCCGGCGCCTCTTTCTACGGCGCCGTTTTCAACCTCTCCACCACGATCGTCGGCGCCGGAATCATGGCCTTGCCGGCCACTCTAAAGCAGCTCGGCATGATTCCTGGACTGATCGTTATTGTTCTCGTCGGATTTTTAACGGAATCGTCGATAGATTTGATTTTGCGATTCACTCGAGCTGCGAGAGTGACGTCGTATTCTGCGCTGGTGGGAGATGCGTTCGGAGGTGTGGGAAGGACGTTGCTGCAGATCTGTATCGTCGTCAATAATCTCGGCATGCTTATTGCTTACATGATTATTATTG GTGATGTTCTATCAGGGACGGTTTCAGATGATGTACAACATCCTGGTTTGATGCAAGAATGGTTTGGTGATCGGTGGTGGACAGCACGTTCTTCTGTACTAATTTTCACCACTGTTTTTGTGTTCGCTCCTCTCATATCATTCAAGCGTGTAG ATTCGCTGAGATACACTTCAGCTTTATCGGTAGGATTGGCCGTTGTCTTTGTGGTAATAACAGCTGGAGTTGCAATATTGAAATTAATGAATGGAAGCATTGGTATGCCACGTTTGCTGCCTCAACTCGATGATCAAGCATCTTTCTGGAAGCTATTTACTACTGTTCCTATACTCGTGACTGCTTATATCTGTCACCACAACA TTCACCCCATCCAGAATGAACTAAATGACCCGACGAAAATGAAGTCTATAGTGAAGACGTCAATTGTTTTCTGTTCATCTGTATATATTACAACTAGCTTCTTTGGGTTCGTTCTGTTCGGAGATCAAACTTTGGATGATATACTTGCAAATTTTGATGGCGATTTGGGGATTCCATATGGCTCAATGCTTAACGATTTAGTGAGAATGAGCTACGGCATCCACGTGATGCTTGTGTTCCCAATTGTCTTTTATTCACTCCGTCTCAACCTAGATGGCCTCATATTCCCTCATGCTATTCCTCTCATATTTGACAATCAAAGGTTCTTCTCAGTGACAACTGCTCTCATGGGCTTCATTTACATGGGAGCAAATTTTGTGCCCAGCATATGGGACGCATTCCAGTTTACGGGTGCCACAGCTACTGTAGCAGTAGGTTACATTTTCCCGGCGGCAGTTGCTCTTAG AGATACTAATGGAAATGGAGTGAAGAAGGATAAACTTATACCTTGGGTAATGATGCTACTAGCTGTATCTTCAAGCACAGTAGCCATCTCCAGTGATCTTTATGCCATTTACAGGAAAAGAAATGGGTTCACAAGTTAG